The genomic DNA ataaaatcttatgattttcattaaaaatttgtacaatagttattgtaaaacatcacaaattcttaatttaaatatccaaataaaaaaataagatatttgatttatatatggTTCCAAAAATAATCGATATACACAATGTTAAAAGGGGAGTAATCAAATTAGATAGgtctgggcaaaatacccggatccAAAAATCTGATCTGAATCCTATCCGaaatatccgatccgaacccgaagtCTAGAAATACAGAGATGGTGGGCCTACCGATTTTACGAGGTGTAATCGGTGCTAGacagagatttttaaaacagggtaAATAAACTCTTTATGGCAACAACAACTAATTTGAATTTAAGCAAATACTATTATTTactgattaataaaaattgcttgtttcattttattttatttttttggtaacaaatagaaattgtattttttttatatatgttgaatCATAAAGATTATAATACATAAAAAGTAAGTTCAATGTTAtttgtaaacatatataaagcCAATATTATTTGATACATATAATATTATCAtaataagaaataagaaattattttaCACTTTATCCCATCATCTTCTAATAAATAAAGTTATCCAccaatttcttatatttttttggatttttatagtGTTCCAGCCGATTAAGAAGCAAATCGTGGAAACGTTACGAGTTAGGTGGATTCTAGTGAAACTTCCTCACATCAGAGCCTTAAACACTTTCACCTACTTCTCTTTGGGGATGCCCTTGACAACCAACCCTCCCGAAGTCCCTCTCGGTACCTAAACAAATGCATACGCAACAGCAACACTCCCAAATCTGAGGGAAACCAAAGATGTACCCGTGCACGTGCGTTGGACAATTATACCACGATGTGGGGGTCCACACAACTAGTCAGACAAAATTAGGTGCACCCGTGTCTCAGAGCACTTGATTTACTGATGAGAGGACATGACACACCACTCAACTCAACGACTCCACTAGTAGTGTTTTCACTTCAAATCATAAAGCCTacttcttgtttatttttttttagtttattaaacaTACATTTGACAAACTTGGTAAATCTATAGTTTAGTAGTATATGCGAAGAGGAGGTTTCCAAGTTGCAAAAACCTCATCATGAAGTTAACGTACTGATAAAAGTTTTTTCATTGATTCTGTTCACAACTTACTCCATTACAAACTCGCAAAAGTACAATGAAACCATCATTACAATCTTTATAAGCTgttaagaaagaagatgatgataagacCAAGATCGCTGTTTTTACTTGCTCTGGTTGTTGGTTAAAGCTTTGGTCACGAAATGCGAAACGATTCCAACAGGGCAGAAGAGAAGGCAAAGCGAAACAGAATGCCTCGTTTCAATCTTATTCAGTAAACCATCATTATAAACTTGCCTGCatagaaaaaaaacccaaaacacgCGTCATAAGAAACACATTCGGATAGATTCAAAACCCGGTGAGAAGAATATATACCTGGCTGCGAAaagatcaacaacaagaagatgaaTCCAAGCAGAAGCAAGAGTTATTTCACTTGAGAACATTTTCGCTATTCCAGACAACTGCAGATGTAAAAACAAACTTTAGAAAACTGCAATGACACTCTTGTTTTCCAATGTTtcaagaaagggaaaaaaaaaaaacctctggCAACATGtatttactagaaaacatgtaTTTGAGCGTCTCAGGTGTCCAAGAAAGGTATAACAAATACGCGTATAACAAGCCTAAGATGATATACGGTATGCTACTCTCCACAGACTTCTTGGTCTACACAAAAGAAACATGATTACCCAAATTTAGAACCACAACTTCTTTTGAGtcttcacaacaacaacacaagacttgaaactaaaaacataaacttaCAATTTCAGCTTTTGGAGCTACAATCATTAGAGTATAAAAGGGAAGAACCGCAGTAGTTCCAACCGCAAATACACTGCTTGCAATCTGAGAAGTAGCTAACCCTGCAACATAAAACATATCAGAGAGATCCAAAACCACAAATTGAATGACAAAAAGTGTCAATCTTTAAAAGGTTACTGAGAGTTATGTTTCAAGTTACATGAAGCTTGTATGCTGGAGCATCTCTTGTGAGCTACAGAGTAAGAGTTCGATGAAACATTGCGGCGAAGAGAGATTCTTGATCCTCCGATGAAGCTCCAACGATTATCTAAACTAATTCTTGAAGAATCAAGACAAAGTTCCGATCTTTTAGCCGTAATGTTCCGTTTCATCATCTGAAAATcaccaacacaaaaaaaaagttttaaactttatttcttAGAAATTCCGAAACTTTcatacaaacaaaacacaacaatcaGAAACAGAGGTTCTGAAACAGTAACATAAAGACTCTGGGTCAATTCAAAACCCCATTAAATTCTCCAATTTGAGTCAAAAGattaagacttttttttaaGGTTATCCATAACTAATAGTAAGATTCACCAACAGTgtaataacatattatataagtGAAACTGGGGAGAAGAAAGAGTACCGAGAGAGGTGATGAGGAGAAAGGCTGAGAAatgcaagaagaaaaaaccatCTTTGATTCAAATCTTCAATACTAGTCTTTCCCAAAATCTGATCTTTCATTACCTTTCTTTCAacaaaactcttcttctctgcaTATAAATAAGAGAAGCAATGGGGAATACAAA from Camelina sativa cultivar DH55 chromosome 7, Cs, whole genome shotgun sequence includes the following:
- the LOC104701307 gene encoding protein ABA DEFICIENT 4, chloroplastic-like, which gives rise to MVFSSCISQPFSSSPLSMMKRNITAKRSELCLDSSRISLDNRWSFIGGSRISLRRNVSSNSYSVAHKRCSSIQASWLATSQIASSVFAVGTTAVLPFYTLMIVAPKAEITKKSVESSIPYIILGLLYAYLLYLSWTPETLKYMFSSKYMLPELSGIAKMFSSEITLASAWIHLLVVDLFAARQVYNDGLLNKIETRHSVSLCLLFCPVGIVSHFVTKALTNNQSK